CGGGTCCACGTAATACGGCTGGTGCATGTGCCAGAGGAAAAGCACATTAATCATCGGTCTTCACCTCCTTCAGGAAGCGCGCCGCCACTTCCGGAAACACCGGGTTGATATAGAAACCGGTTCCAAATTCAAACCCGGCAATGCCGGACAAACGCGGCAGGATTTCAATGTGCCAGCGGAAATCAAACTCGGTCGCCGCCCCGTCTTCGCTTCCGCCCCGCCGGATCGGCGCGGTGTGCAGGATCAGGTTGTAACTGGGCCGCTCCAGGCCGATGCGATAGGCCATCAGGATTTTTTTCAGAATGTCCGCCAGCAGGACAAGCTCATGGTCGGTGCAAAGATGAAAATCCGCGCGCTGCTGCTTGGGCATGATGCAAACCTCAAACGGAAAACGGCAGGCAAAGGGGCAGAACACCGCGTAGCCCGCATTCTCAAAAACCAGCCTTTCGCCCGATTTGATTTCCGCCCGCAGGATATCTTCAAATAGATTCCGGTCTTTCTGGGCAAAATACAGGCTGCTGGCATCGACCTTGTCCTTCATATTCACCGGCACAACCGGCAGGGCAATAATCTGGGAGTGCGGATGCCGGATCGATGCGCCGGCAAAAACCCCGACATTTTTAAACGGCAGGAGATAGCGAAAGCGCAGGTCCCGCATCAAATCCACGATCCGCGCGCGGTAGGCCTTCAACACAAGAACGACGTTTTCCAACGGCTGCTGCTCCAGCTCCAAATCGGGCTTCGGAGTTTCAATCACCACCTCATGCGCCCCGATGGCGTTCATTTTATCGTAAAATCCGACGGCTTCCTTGTTCAACTCGCCCTCCACACGCAACGCGGGGAAACGGTTCGGCACCACCCGCACCTTCCAGCCCGGCCCGTTTGGCGCGGAACCGGGATCACGGATCGCAAAAACCTCCGGCGGCGTGAAGGCCTCGCGGCCTTCGATAAAGGGATCTTCCACTTCCTTGCCGTCATCCGCCGGATGGAAATTGTACTGGATGGGGCGGCGCAGCCGCTCCGGGCTGAACACCACCCATCTTCCGGTCACTGGATCTTTGCGGATTTCAGACATGAATATTATCCGATCAGTTGATGATACACTTTTTCATAAAACGGCACACGCGAATCCCACGAGTCGTTCCGCGACATCCCGTTCTTTTGCAATTGCTCCCAAACCTTCTTTTTTTCAAACGCGGCCAGTGCGCGCCGGATTGCAGCGAGAAAGCTTTCCGGCGTATAGGCCTGGAATTTGAATCCGTCGGCCCCGGTCCCGCCGTCCTGGACCGAATCGCTCAACCCGCCCACATCATGCACCACCGGCACCGTGCCGTAGCGCATGCTGTAAAACTGGTTCAACCCACAGGGCTCAAACCGCGACGGCATGAGAAACAAGTCGCAGCCCGCCTCGATCCGGTGCGCCAGTTTTTCATCAAACCCGATCCGCGCCGCCACCCGGCCCGGGCGTTCGACGGCCAGTTGACGGAACCGGTCCTCCAGCGCCGGGTCTCCCGATCCTAACAAAATAAAACGCGCGCCTTCGTCCAGCAGGGCGGGCAGCACCGACAATATCAGGTCAAACCCCTTTTGCTCCGCGAGCCGTGAGACGCAGCCGAACAGGGGTTTGCCTGCGTCTTCCAGCCCAAATTCCGCCAGCAGGGCTTCCTTGCACTTCCGTTTTCCGCCGGGATTTTCCGCGGAATAATTCGCCTCAATCCAGGAATCGCTTTCCGGGTTCCATAAATCGGCATCGATCCCGTTCAGGATTCCCGTCAGGTCACCGGTCCGCGCCGTCAGGGCGCCGTTCAACCCGCAGCCGAATTCCTCCTCCTGAATCTCGCGCGCATAGTTCGGACTCACAGTGGTGACAGAATCAGCAAGCAGAATGCCACCTTTGAGCAAATTCAGGCGCCCATAGTATTCATAGGAGTGCGGCTGGAAAAAATCATCCCCCAGCCCGGACGTCTCGAAACTTCTTGCTGGAAATATCCCCTGATAGGCCAGGTTGTGGACCGTCAAAACCGTCTTATACGGCAGTTGCCAGGCCCGCACCAGGCCGGGAATCAAGGCCGTCTGCCAGTCATTGGCATGCAGGATTTCCGGCAACGGTTCCAGGCATTCCGCCAGGCCCGTCACCGCCTTGCAAAAAAATATAAACCGCGCCGCGTTGTCGAAATAATCCCCGCTGTCCGTGCCATACAACGACCCGCGGTCGAAAAACTCGTCCCGCTCCACCGCGAACAACGTGACCCCGTCCCGCGTCACCCCTTCCCAAATCCTCGCCGGCAACGGCCCCTCCTCCATCTCAACTTTCACCGAGAGTTCGGTTGGCGCCAATTCTTTGAGTGATTCCCTGAGTTCACGATACAGCGGCACGACAATCGACACGCTGTGCCCGCGCGCGCGAAGCACCGCGGGCAGCGCCGCCAGCACGTCCCCCAGCCCGCCGGTCTTGGCATGGGGCGTCACCTCGCTTGCTGCGAATAAGATATTCATCTGAAAAACTTTTGTTTATCCTCTGCTCATGCCTTCCAAAACCGACCTGTCCGCCATCCTGCTCCGACTGATGGCACAACCCGGATATCAACCATTAAACGAAAATCAGTTGGAACGTAAACTTAAACTTTCCGAGCAGCGCCGGAAAGAACTCCCTTCTTTGCTCCAAAAACTCGAGCTCGACGGCCAAATCGCCCGCATCCGCAAGGATTGCTGGGTGCTGCCCCAGGAGGCCGAACTGGTCACCGGCGTCATCAATTTTAACGAAAAGGGCTTCGCATTCCTCATCCGCGAGGACAAGGGCGAGGACCTCTACATCGCTGCGGAAGACACCGGAACCGCCATGCACCAGGATGTGGTCGTGGCGCGCATCCAACCCGCCGTCCGCGGAGGCCGCTTCGCCGATAAAAAACAGGCCCGCGTCATTCGCATCCTCAAACGCCGCCGCACCACACTGGTCGGCACGCTTGAAAAATCCGGGCGTTTCTATTATGTGGTCCCTTCCGACAGGCGCTACATCCAGAACGTCTATGTCCCCCAGCCCTCGCCCCAAGATACGGTTCCTAACGTCCAAATAGATGATAAGGTTGTTGTCCGGCTGGAGGAATGGACCTCCCGCCACCTCAATCCCGAGGGCGTCATTATCGAACGCCTTGGCCGCACGGGCGATCCCGGCCTCGATATTCTTTCCATCATCCGCAAACATGAGCTCCCGGACGAGTTTCCCTCCGCTGTGCTGGCCGAGCTGGCCTCGTTCCAGAAACCCGAAGGCGATGCCAAGGCAGACGATTTGGCCGAACGGCTCGATCTCCGCCACGATTTCATCATCACCATCGACCCCGATACGGCCAAGGATTTCGACGACGCCATTTCCGTGCGCCGCATGGGACGAGACCTGTGGGAGGTCGGCATCCACATCGCCGACGTTTCGCATTATGTCAGGCCGGGCAGCGAACTCGACAAGGAGGCCGCCAAACGCGGCAACAGCGTTTATCTCGTCAATCAGGTGATTCCCATGCTGCCGGAGGAACTTTCCAACGGCCTCTGCTCACTCAACCCGCATGTGGACCGGTTGACATATTCCGTCATGGCCACCCTCGACCAGACCGGCCACCCGCGCAATTGGAAGATCACCCGCTCCATCATCCATTCCAAACACCGTCTCAGCTACCAGCAGGCCTTCACGCGCCTGCAGCGCAAGCCCCAGGACGCTCTCGACACGTTCCTGCACGACGCCTGGAAAATCGCGTCCGTCCTGCGCTCGCGCCGTTTTGCGGGAGGCGCGCTCGACCTCGAAATGCCCGAGGTCAAGGTGTATTGCGACGAGCAGGGCCGCCCCACGTCCATCCAAAAGGTCGAGAACGACATCTCGCACCAGTTGATCGAGGAGTTCATGCTGCTGGCGAACGAGATTGTCGCCACCGATTTGAAGAGGTCCTCCAAGCCCGCCATTTACCGCATTCACGAGTCTCCCGACCCGGAGAAGCTGCTGGAGTTGCGTGAGATTTTAAAAATCCACGGTGTCAAGGTGGGCGATATGACCCAGAAGCGCGAAGTGCAGAAGGCGCTCAAACTCATCGAAGGCCTGCCCGAACAACACGCGCTGAAGGTTGCCGTCCTGCGCTCATTCAAGCGCGCGATCTACGACACCCGCCCCATCGGCCATTACGGCCTGGCGAAATCCAATTACACCCACTTCACCTCGCCCATTCGCCGCTACTCCGACCTGATCGTGCATCGCGCCCTGGCCTTGAAAAAGAAAGGCCTGGGCTATCCCTCGATGGACGAACTGACAAAACTGGCCAAATACATCAGCCAGACCGAACGCAGCGCCGCCGAGGCCGAGGAAGAATCGATCCGGTTGAAAAAGTTCGAATTCTTCGCCGCCCAGTTGAATGCCGCGAAGCCGCAAAGCTTCCCCGCCATCATCATGGACGTGCAGAATTTCGGCATGTTCGTCGAACTGCCCGATTTTCTGCTCAGCGGGCTGGTGCATGTCTCGGCCATGAAGGACGACTTTTATTATTACGACGAACGCAGCCGCGGATTTGTCGGCAAAAAAACCAGGCGCAAATACACCATCGGCCAGACCGTCAAGGTCCGCGTCGAACGGATCGACCCGCTCAAACAGCAGATCGACTTCCGGCTGGGCTAAAGGCAAAGACAAACGATTCACCTCAGAGGCGCAGAGAACGCGGAGTGGGAATACAATTTTAGGTTGGCGCCATCTGCCTCTATTCCCCTGAAAAGGAGGAAGACAAGGGGGTTGGTGTTATCTCCGAAAAATACAAAGAATGCTGTTTCGGCCCAAGGACGCTTTCGCGCTCGCGACGCATGTCGGAGTTCGCGGCCAAACGTGTTTCAGCTTTCAGACCTTCCCGTTCTTTGCGGTCTTCCTGTAAAATTGTCTCTCTTTGTGGTTTAATCCAACTCACCGCCTCATGGCTGTGATGCCAACGCCTCTTGGATCGTTTTTACCGGCAGAAATAATTCAAGTTCGTTGGACGGCAAAGGAACAAAGCCAAACTGCTCATAGTAGCGTTTGGCTTCCGCGTCTTTGGCATCGACAAACAGGCCAATCCCGCCCGCCATGTTGAAAATCCCAATAAACTTCCCCATTGCCGCAACCAGAAGTGCTTTCCCGATGCCTTGCCGTTGATATTCTTTGGCAACCGCCAATCGCCCAAGCCTGACAGCCGACACATCACGCGGCAGTTTCCGGGCTTCTTCCGCCGAAAGCGATTCCGATTTTATCTGGCAGAGATTGAGGGAGAAAAATCCCACGATAGGCTTCGGCACGGATGCTCCCTCATCCACCAAAACAAATGTCCGTGAAATTCCGCGCTCCGCATGTTGGCGCGCCGTTTGTTTCAAAAACAGATTGAGCGGTTCATTCCCGCAGTCGAACCCGTCCCTGTCATGAGACTTCGACAGCAGTTCAATTTTACGCACGTACCGTGCCTTTGAACGCTTTTACCGCGTCCTTGAGACGCTTGTTGGGTTTCGGCGGATTGTCGAGCAGTGAAAAAACTTTCCACGCGTCCTTCTGCGAAAGGCGAATGAGCGATTCCCGTTCAATCACCCGCTGCGCCTCCTGATATGCCGTTTGCACAACGAACTGGTTGACGGTCGCCCCCAAAAGCTCCGCCGCCTGTTCCAGAGTTCCGCGCACACTGTCCGAAACGCGGGCCGTGATCCTCTTGCGAGGTTCTTCAATTGCATGCCCCATGAACAGATGGTGCCACTTTGTCACCGGCTTGTCAACCCTGTTCCAGTTTTCAAACCTTCCTGTTCTTTGCGCTCTTCCTGTATAAATATACTTTCTTATCCGTATTCATCCGTGGTTATCCGTGGTTTAAAATGTTTTCTTGCGTCTTTGCGCCTCATGCCCTTTACGTTAAATGTTGTTCCCTTTTTTATAGACAAAACAAGCGGCCTGATGCGTCATGGCTGTGATGGTACCCAACCCGCTGGAACAGGTTTACGACCGGCATGCCGGGGCTTTGTTTGCTTTTTTGCTGAACCTGACCTGCTCCGAACCTGACACCCGCGATTTGTTGCAGGAGCTTTTTCTCAAGCTGGCCCGGAAACCCGGATTACTGGCAAAAGCCCAAAACGAACGCTCCTTTCTTTATCGCACAGCCCATAATCTGTTCATCGACCACTACCGGCGCAAGCGAAGCCGGGAAGATCGCCACGAGACCGCTTCGGAAGAGATTACTTTGTTGTTTGAAACCCCGGTTGAAAACGCTCTGGACCCGGTGGAAATAGAATCCGCACTCAGTCAATTGCCGGAAGATCAACGCGCCGTACTCCATTTGAAAATCTGGGAAAACTACACGTTTCAACAAATTTCCGAAGTATTGGAGATCTCGCTCAACACGGCGGCCAGCAGGTATCGTTATGCTTTAGACAAATTGAGAGAACATCTGCGTCCTGTTTATGAGCAACGAAATGACTGACGACCTCGAACAACAGTTGCAACGCCTGCGCTTTCGCCCGCTGCCAACGGCCTGGCGGCGCGAAATCCTGGCTGCTGCGATTCCGGAAAAGTCACAAAGTCCAAGCTCCTTTTTAAGTTTTTTCTACCCTGGGCACTATGCAACGGCTGCACTGGCCGCTCTCTGGCTTTTGATCTTTGCCTTTCACTTCACGACACCTGACGTGCCCAGGCCATCCGGTCCGGGCATTACAATCGCCCAATTCAAAGCCATCCAGTTTGAACGCGAATGGGCCATCGCCCAACTGCAGGAACCTGAACTCCGCATCGAAGGGAATCGAATTTCCGCCCCGCTGCACCGACCCAGATCCTAAACATCCAAACCCAGCTAAGCCTAACCCTATATTCGTTTATGAAACTTAAAAAATGGTTGCGCCGACTTCTCATCGGCTTTTTATTCTTCGCCACGTTCATCGCTCTCTTTTGCGCCGAGGAAGACTGGCGCGGTGCCCGGGATTGGACGCGTGTGGAAAAGGAACTGCGTGCCCGTGGAGAGCCGCTGACCCTGGATGAAATCCTGCCCGCCTCCATTCCCGACGACGAAAACGTGGCTGCCGCGCCGATTTTCAAGGAACTCTGGGCCGACGAAAAAAAAGCCCGCTTATCCCAGTTGAAACTACCAAACCCATCGGAAGGACGTCCTCCGATTCTCGGCGACAGCATGACCGGCGCACGCGTGGATCTGGTCGGTTGGCAAAAACTTTTGACCGGAAAAAATGATCCCAAAACAGCAGGCGCAGATATCCTTGCCACTTTGTCCAAATACGACCCGATTTTGCAGGATTTGGATCAGGCCCTGCAGCGCCCCAAGGTTTTGTGGCCCATGAATCGTGACAGGCCTTTCGAGACACGAATACCCTATTTGAACAGCACTGTTGCCACCAGCCAACTCTTGATTTTAAAAAGTGACGCTGCCTTGTCCGTCGGCAAATCGGACCTTGCCTTATTGAATCTAAAACGGATTTATCGTTTAAACCGAGCGGTGGACAACGGTGTCCTGATAAGCCATCTGGTCGCTCTAATCGGGAATAATATCAGCCTACTAGTTGTCCAAGAAGGGATTACCACCCATTGTTGGTCGGAAATGCAACTTGTGGAAATTCAAGGAATGTTGCTGTCGGAAGATTTTCTCTTCTCGTACAAAGAAGCCCATCGCCTGGAACGGGCTTCTTTTAACCGCATGATCCTGATTGTTGACAGTAATATAATATATCTGCTGACTGCACTGGGAACCAATGAAACAAACCATACCGATTCCAAATATGCTGACTTTTGTTTGAAAATACTACCTAAGGGTTGGCGCGATCAG
This DNA window, taken from Candidatus Methylacidiphilales bacterium, encodes the following:
- a CDS encoding DUF4931 domain-containing protein → MSEIRKDPVTGRWVVFSPERLRRPIQYNFHPADDGKEVEDPFIEGREAFTPPEVFAIRDPGSAPNGPGWKVRVVPNRFPALRVEGELNKEAVGFYDKMNAIGAHEVVIETPKPDLELEQQPLENVVLVLKAYRARIVDLMRDLRFRYLLPFKNVGVFAGASIRHPHSQIIALPVVPVNMKDKVDASSLYFAQKDRNLFEDILRAEIKSGERLVFENAGYAVFCPFACRFPFEVCIMPKQQRADFHLCTDHELVLLADILKKILMAYRIGLERPSYNLILHTAPIRRGGSEDGAATEFDFRWHIEILPRLSGIAGFEFGTGFYINPVFPEVAARFLKEVKTDD
- the glgA gene encoding glycogen synthase GlgA, which gives rise to MNILFAASEVTPHAKTGGLGDVLAALPAVLRARGHSVSIVVPLYRELRESLKELAPTELSVKVEMEEGPLPARIWEGVTRDGVTLFAVERDEFFDRGSLYGTDSGDYFDNAARFIFFCKAVTGLAECLEPLPEILHANDWQTALIPGLVRAWQLPYKTVLTVHNLAYQGIFPARSFETSGLGDDFFQPHSYEYYGRLNLLKGGILLADSVTTVSPNYAREIQEEEFGCGLNGALTARTGDLTGILNGIDADLWNPESDSWIEANYSAENPGGKRKCKEALLAEFGLEDAGKPLFGCVSRLAEQKGFDLILSVLPALLDEGARFILLGSGDPALEDRFRQLAVERPGRVAARIGFDEKLAHRIEAGCDLFLMPSRFEPCGLNQFYSMRYGTVPVVHDVGGLSDSVQDGGTGADGFKFQAYTPESFLAAIRRALAAFEKKKVWEQLQKNGMSRNDSWDSRVPFYEKVYHQLIG
- the rnr gene encoding ribonuclease R — its product is MPSKTDLSAILLRLMAQPGYQPLNENQLERKLKLSEQRRKELPSLLQKLELDGQIARIRKDCWVLPQEAELVTGVINFNEKGFAFLIREDKGEDLYIAAEDTGTAMHQDVVVARIQPAVRGGRFADKKQARVIRILKRRRTTLVGTLEKSGRFYYVVPSDRRYIQNVYVPQPSPQDTVPNVQIDDKVVVRLEEWTSRHLNPEGVIIERLGRTGDPGLDILSIIRKHELPDEFPSAVLAELASFQKPEGDAKADDLAERLDLRHDFIITIDPDTAKDFDDAISVRRMGRDLWEVGIHIADVSHYVRPGSELDKEAAKRGNSVYLVNQVIPMLPEELSNGLCSLNPHVDRLTYSVMATLDQTGHPRNWKITRSIIHSKHRLSYQQAFTRLQRKPQDALDTFLHDAWKIASVLRSRRFAGGALDLEMPEVKVYCDEQGRPTSIQKVENDISHQLIEEFMLLANEIVATDLKRSSKPAIYRIHESPDPEKLLELREILKIHGVKVGDMTQKREVQKALKLIEGLPEQHALKVAVLRSFKRAIYDTRPIGHYGLAKSNYTHFTSPIRRYSDLIVHRALALKKKGLGYPSMDELTKLAKYISQTERSAAEAEEESIRLKKFEFFAAQLNAAKPQSFPAIIMDVQNFGMFVELPDFLLSGLVHVSAMKDDFYYYDERSRGFVGKKTRRKYTIGQTVKVRVERIDPLKQQIDFRLG
- a CDS encoding GNAT family N-acetyltransferase, whose product is MRKIELLSKSHDRDGFDCGNEPLNLFLKQTARQHAERGISRTFVLVDEGASVPKPIVGFFSLNLCQIKSESLSAEEARKLPRDVSAVRLGRLAVAKEYQRQGIGKALLVAAMGKFIGIFNMAGGIGLFVDAKDAEAKRYYEQFGFVPLPSNELELFLPVKTIQEALASQP
- a CDS encoding DUF1778 domain-containing protein translates to MGHAIEEPRKRITARVSDSVRGTLEQAAELLGATVNQFVVQTAYQEAQRVIERESLIRLSQKDAWKVFSLLDNPPKPNKRLKDAVKAFKGTVRA
- a CDS encoding RNA polymerase sigma factor, which translates into the protein MAVMVPNPLEQVYDRHAGALFAFLLNLTCSEPDTRDLLQELFLKLARKPGLLAKAQNERSFLYRTAHNLFIDHYRRKRSREDRHETASEEITLLFETPVENALDPVEIESALSQLPEDQRAVLHLKIWENYTFQQISEVLEISLNTAASRYRYALDKLREHLRPVYEQRND